Proteins co-encoded in one Sandaracinaceae bacterium genomic window:
- the radA gene encoding DNA repair protein RadA, with protein sequence MAKAKKSKSVFFCTDCGADTPRWLGKCPSCGAWNTLTEEKVRPAPKGASRAVPRGIAPRSPAQPLSDVRPEDAARRSCGIGELDRVLGGGVVAGSAILLGGDPGIGKSTLLMQALTGLATEDGPALYISGEESAAQIALRARRLAVDTRHVLVQATTDLEEVEDSIAKEKPGVVVIDSVQTLRSGSLESVAGSVSQIREVASRLIEIAKREGTTLFLIGHVTKEGMLAGPKVLEHLVDTVLAFEGDTSGAFRLVRANKNRFGAAHEVGVFEMVQDGLREVPDPSALFLAERPERAAGSVVVPTAEGSRPLLVELQALLASAVYGSARRVVSGVDSSRVAILLAVLDKKAGIHALDQDVFVSVTGGARIDERAAELPLALAMVSSLRERALPQELVAFGEVGLAGEVRAVPRAGQRLQEAKKLGFTRAILPAGNLDRLNGDAPKGMKLIGVRTLAEALERAF encoded by the coding sequence ATGGCGAAGGCCAAGAAGTCGAAGAGCGTGTTCTTCTGCACCGACTGCGGGGCGGACACGCCGCGGTGGCTGGGCAAGTGCCCCAGCTGCGGCGCGTGGAACACGCTGACCGAAGAGAAGGTGCGGCCCGCGCCCAAGGGCGCCTCGCGCGCCGTGCCCCGGGGCATCGCCCCGCGCAGCCCGGCCCAGCCGCTCTCGGACGTCCGTCCCGAGGACGCCGCACGCAGGTCGTGCGGCATCGGCGAGCTGGATCGGGTGCTCGGCGGCGGCGTCGTCGCGGGCAGCGCCATCCTGCTGGGCGGCGACCCGGGCATCGGCAAGTCCACGCTGCTCATGCAGGCCCTGACCGGGCTGGCCACGGAGGACGGGCCGGCGCTCTACATCAGCGGTGAGGAGTCGGCGGCGCAGATCGCGCTGCGCGCGCGGCGGCTCGCGGTGGACACGCGGCATGTGCTCGTCCAGGCGACCACGGATCTCGAGGAGGTCGAGGACTCCATCGCCAAGGAGAAGCCCGGCGTGGTCGTCATCGACTCGGTGCAGACGCTCCGGAGCGGCTCGCTCGAGTCGGTGGCGGGCAGCGTCTCGCAGATCCGCGAGGTGGCGAGCCGGCTCATCGAGATCGCCAAGCGCGAGGGCACGACGCTCTTCCTCATCGGCCACGTGACCAAGGAGGGCATGCTCGCGGGGCCCAAGGTGCTCGAGCATCTGGTCGACACGGTGCTCGCGTTCGAGGGCGACACCAGCGGCGCGTTCCGGCTGGTCCGGGCCAACAAGAACCGCTTCGGCGCGGCGCACGAGGTGGGCGTCTTCGAGATGGTGCAGGACGGGCTGCGCGAGGTCCCGGACCCGAGCGCCCTCTTCCTCGCGGAGCGGCCGGAGCGGGCGGCGGGCTCGGTCGTCGTGCCCACGGCGGAGGGCTCGCGCCCGCTGCTGGTGGAGCTGCAGGCGCTGCTCGCGAGCGCGGTCTACGGCAGCGCGCGCCGGGTGGTCAGCGGGGTGGACTCGAGCCGCGTCGCCATCCTGCTCGCGGTGCTCGACAAGAAGGCGGGCATTCACGCGCTCGATCAGGACGTGTTCGTCAGCGTCACGGGCGGGGCGCGCATCGACGAGCGCGCGGCGGAGCTGCCGCTGGCCCTCGCGATGGTCTCGAGCCTGCGGGAGCGGGCTCTGCCCCAGGAGCTGGTCGCGTTCGGTGAGGTGGGGCTCGCGGGCGAGGTCCGCGCCGTGCCGCGCGCCGGGCAGCGGCTCCAGGAGGCGAAGAAGCTCGGCTTCACCCGCGCCATCCTCCCGGCGGGCAACCTCGACCGGCTCAACGGCGACGCCCCGAAGGGCATGAAGCTCATCGGCGTGCGCACCCTGGCCGAGGCGCTCGAACGCGCCTTCTGA
- the gmk gene encoding guanylate kinase produces MEEPLLLMLCSPSGAGKSTLTRHLLATFDDVMFSVSHTTRAPRQGEQDGTHYHFVERAVFESMREEGRFAEHAVVHQNLYGTSLDELERARREGKTGIIFDIDVQGARQIKARLPSAIGVFILPPSMAELERRLRGRGTDADAVIARRLDKARDEIEHYAFFDYLVMNDDLERAKDTVAAIVTAERTRRTRLAEAAEALLR; encoded by the coding sequence ATGGAAGAGCCGCTCCTCTTGATGCTCTGCTCGCCCTCGGGCGCCGGCAAGAGCACCCTCACCCGCCACCTGCTGGCGACGTTCGACGACGTGATGTTCTCGGTCTCGCACACCACGCGCGCCCCTCGTCAGGGCGAGCAAGACGGGACGCACTACCACTTCGTGGAGCGCGCGGTGTTCGAGTCGATGCGCGAGGAGGGGCGCTTCGCGGAGCACGCGGTGGTGCACCAGAACCTCTACGGCACCAGCCTGGACGAGCTCGAGCGGGCCAGGCGCGAGGGCAAGACGGGGATCATCTTCGACATCGACGTGCAGGGCGCGCGGCAGATCAAGGCCCGGCTCCCGAGCGCGATCGGGGTGTTCATCCTGCCGCCCTCCATGGCCGAGCTGGAGCGCCGGCTCCGCGGCCGCGGCACCGACGCCGACGCGGTGATCGCGCGTCGGCTCGACAAGGCGCGTGACGAGATCGAGCACTACGCCTTCTTCGACTACCTGGTGATGAACGACGACCTCGAGCGCGCCAAGGACACGGTGGCCGCCATCGTGACGGCGGAGCGCACCCGCCGGACGCGCCTGGCCGAGGCCGCCGAGGCGCTCTTGCGCTGA
- a CDS encoding DUF507 family protein, translating to MRLYSGKVPVIADEIIGTLVKDQDIEVGDHAEVKLDIEAVMKEYLRQDREILEEAKNRMEIRGLPYSQLGKMKSMVARERQVPIGDEMLPYVLEQLLTMLFHSQNVEEVFSDDIVLRKKMTKIMRRHLDLEGELDQEVRSKIKNLQEGTASFEIEYQRVMDEIKRKKRLT from the coding sequence ATGCGACTCTACAGCGGAAAAGTTCCCGTCATCGCCGACGAGATCATCGGCACCCTGGTCAAGGATCAGGACATCGAGGTCGGTGACCACGCCGAGGTCAAGCTCGACATCGAGGCGGTGATGAAGGAGTACCTCCGGCAGGATCGCGAGATCCTCGAGGAGGCCAAGAACCGGATGGAGATCCGCGGTCTGCCCTACAGCCAGCTCGGCAAGATGAAGTCGATGGTGGCGCGGGAGCGGCAGGTCCCGATCGGTGACGAGATGCTGCCGTACGTGCTCGAGCAGCTCCTCACCATGCTCTTCCACAGCCAGAACGTGGAGGAGGTCTTCTCGGACGACATCGTGCTCCGGAAGAAGATGACGAAGATCATGCGGCGCCACCTCGATCTGGAGGGCGAGCTGGACCAGGAGGTCCGCTCGAAGATCAAGAACCTCCAGGAGGGCACCGCGAGCTTCGAGATCGAGTACCAGCGCGTGATGGACGAGATCAAGCGCAAGAAGCGGCTGACCTGA
- a CDS encoding ABC transporter substrate-binding protein, whose translation MRTLRPTLAPLLALLLLVPALAAAPLASAQGGARAYLERRHEEVNRILRTPANARRSQRLTRLLNELIDYEALSRQALGEHWEAQTPEERERFVSLLRQLVERNYETNLERILDYEVSYEGEQARGDRTVVTTSARSRAQRRQPPVEIAYAMVQSGGDWRVVDVTTDGVSMVQNYRSQFNRIIDREGWAELISRMERRLEQGAEG comes from the coding sequence ATGCGCACGCTCCGACCGACCCTCGCCCCCCTCCTCGCCTTGCTCCTCCTCGTGCCGGCGCTCGCCGCCGCCCCGCTCGCGTCGGCCCAGGGCGGCGCCCGCGCCTACCTCGAGCGGCGTCACGAGGAGGTCAACCGGATCCTGCGCACGCCGGCCAACGCCCGGCGCTCGCAGCGGCTGACCCGGCTCCTCAACGAGCTGATCGACTACGAGGCCCTCTCGCGGCAAGCCCTGGGCGAGCACTGGGAGGCCCAGACGCCCGAGGAGCGAGAGCGCTTCGTCTCGCTGCTGCGCCAGCTCGTCGAGCGCAACTACGAGACCAACCTGGAGCGGATCCTCGACTACGAGGTGAGCTACGAGGGCGAGCAGGCCCGCGGCGATCGCACCGTCGTGACCACCAGCGCCCGCTCCCGCGCGCAGCGCCGACAGCCGCCGGTGGAGATCGCCTACGCCATGGTCCAGTCGGGCGGCGACTGGCGCGTGGTCGACGTCACCACCGACGGGGTCAGCATGGTCCAGAACTACCGGAGCCAGTTCAATCGCATCATCGATCGCGAGGGCTGGGCCGAGCTGATCAGCCGCATGGAGCGCCGCCTGGAGCAGGGCGCGGAGGGCTGA
- the fabZ gene encoding 3-hydroxyacyl-ACP dehydratase FabZ, which produces MDFDINRILRILPHRAPFVLIDRVTELAPRQSAKAVKCVTYNEPFFPGHFPGAPIFPGGLILEAMAQLTGVLAYASDPYDNAQKVMYFLGVEEAKFRRPVIPGDRMDVEVEVVQRRSNIWKVAGQVSVDGNLCATAKLLTALTDKGDIPQGSGFHQG; this is translated from the coding sequence ATGGACTTCGACATCAACCGCATCCTGCGCATCCTCCCTCACCGCGCGCCGTTCGTGCTCATCGACCGCGTCACGGAGCTCGCGCCGCGCCAGAGCGCCAAGGCGGTGAAGTGCGTCACCTACAACGAGCCCTTCTTCCCCGGGCACTTTCCGGGCGCGCCCATCTTCCCCGGCGGCCTCATCCTCGAGGCCATGGCGCAGCTCACCGGCGTGCTCGCCTACGCGTCCGACCCCTACGACAACGCCCAGAAGGTCATGTACTTCCTCGGTGTCGAGGAAGCCAAGTTCCGTCGCCCCGTGATCCCCGGCGACCGCATGGACGTCGAGGTAGAGGTCGTGCAGCGCCGCTCCAACATCTGGAAGGTGGCGGGCCAGGTCTCGGTCGACGGCAACCTGTGCGCGACGGCCAAGCTCCTGACCGCGCTCACCGACAAGGGCGACATCCCGCAAGGCTCGGGTTTCCACCAGGGCTGA
- a CDS encoding YicC/YloC family endoribonuclease, with translation MSDASTAPKEAGGIRSMTGHGVGEAPLGQGRVLVEIRAVNHRYLDVRVKLPTDVAEHGGAVEERVRRSLRRGRVEVQARLQGDVCGPPALDVDRARAAFGQLSALRDELRPGEPVPLSLLSCVPDLFSASGEKDHEAASEALALATDAACEEVWTMRGREGEALAADLSGHLDALLAQLASVQARVPEMVDGYRQRLRGRIERLLEDGDVSLDPGRLEHEVALFADRADIAEEIARLSSHAAQMRALLRGEDETAGKRLDFLLQEMTRETNTIGSKSADAALAQSVVEMKAAVSRMREQAQNIL, from the coding sequence GTGAGCGACGCCTCGACGGCCCCCAAGGAGGCAGGCGGCATCCGGAGCATGACCGGCCACGGCGTCGGGGAGGCTCCGCTGGGCCAGGGCCGCGTGCTCGTCGAGATCCGGGCCGTCAACCATCGATACCTCGATGTACGCGTCAAGCTCCCGACCGACGTCGCGGAGCACGGGGGCGCGGTCGAGGAGCGCGTGCGCAGGTCGCTCCGCCGCGGGCGCGTCGAGGTGCAGGCGAGGCTTCAGGGCGACGTGTGTGGCCCCCCCGCGCTGGACGTGGACCGGGCGCGGGCGGCCTTCGGACAGCTGAGCGCGCTGCGCGACGAGCTGCGGCCGGGCGAGCCGGTGCCGCTGTCGCTGCTGAGCTGCGTGCCGGATCTCTTCAGCGCGTCGGGCGAGAAGGACCACGAGGCGGCGAGCGAGGCGCTGGCCCTCGCCACCGACGCCGCCTGCGAAGAGGTCTGGACGATGCGCGGCCGCGAGGGCGAGGCGCTCGCCGCCGATCTCTCGGGACACCTCGACGCGCTCCTCGCGCAGCTCGCGAGCGTGCAGGCCCGCGTCCCCGAGATGGTGGACGGCTACCGACAGCGCCTGCGGGGCCGCATCGAGCGCCTCCTCGAGGACGGCGACGTGTCCCTCGACCCGGGCCGGCTCGAGCACGAGGTCGCGCTCTTCGCCGACCGCGCGGACATCGCCGAGGAGATCGCGCGCCTGAGCAGCCACGCGGCGCAGATGCGCGCGCTCCTGCGCGGGGAGGACGAGACGGCGGGCAAGCGCCTCGACTTCCTCCTCCAGGAGATGACCCGCGAGACCAACACGATCGGCAGCAAGAGCGCCGACGCGGCCCTCGCGCAGTCGGTGGTCGAGATGAAGGCCGCCGTCAGCCGCATGCGCGAGCAGGCCCAAAACATTCTGTAG
- a CDS encoding carbon starvation protein A, whose amino-acid sequence MAALATLAVLACFALGYRFYARWIGRRIYQIDEDIETPAHALEDGRDFVPTDKHILFGHHFTSIAGAAPIIGPCVAAYWGWLPALLWVVLGTLFMGAVHDFGALVASVREKGRSIGDIAGGVISGRARLMFLCFVLVLVWLVLAVFAMAIAGLFVSQPAAVLPINIEIVIAVAIGWLLYRKKMKALVPSLIALALLYLFVWLGTLFPLDLQDLGLSRQGAERTWIVALFAYSAVASLLPVWLLLQPRDYINSHQLFVGLALLFGGLFVAHPHFDAPAVRVFDESTPPLFPLLFVTIACGAISGFHGLVASGTSSKQLSKLGHARYVGFGGMIGEGTLALASTMAAVAGVGMVTACALPGQGEVTDLSWAVYYDSWAHAGANKAAAFVLGGGAFLEALGLPTGLARTLMAVLVISFAATTLDTATRIQRLILGELGAALKLRPLENPYIATALAVLPAAALAFVDVTDPGSGQTRQAGWVLWPIFGASNQLLAALTLMVLALYFAARKRPVLPLVIPMIFVTAVALLALVAKLRDFLAQGNAPLAGLAILMLALAVWMLFEGLAALRRARAASGPPSG is encoded by the coding sequence ATGGCGGCCCTCGCCACCCTGGCGGTGCTCGCCTGCTTCGCGCTCGGCTACCGCTTCTACGCGAGGTGGATCGGCCGCCGCATCTACCAGATCGACGAGGACATCGAGACCCCGGCCCACGCGCTCGAGGACGGGCGCGACTTCGTCCCGACCGACAAGCACATCCTCTTCGGGCACCACTTCACGTCCATCGCGGGCGCGGCGCCGATCATCGGCCCGTGCGTCGCCGCCTACTGGGGCTGGCTCCCCGCGCTCCTCTGGGTGGTGCTCGGCACCTTGTTCATGGGCGCGGTGCACGACTTCGGCGCGCTCGTGGCCAGCGTGCGCGAGAAAGGGCGCTCCATTGGCGACATCGCGGGCGGGGTGATCAGCGGCCGCGCCCGGCTGATGTTCCTCTGCTTCGTGCTGGTGCTCGTCTGGCTCGTGCTCGCCGTCTTCGCGATGGCCATCGCCGGCCTCTTCGTCTCGCAGCCCGCCGCGGTCTTGCCCATCAACATCGAGATCGTCATCGCGGTGGCCATCGGCTGGCTGCTCTACCGCAAGAAGATGAAGGCGCTCGTGCCGTCGCTGATCGCGCTGGCGCTCCTCTACCTCTTCGTCTGGCTCGGCACGCTCTTCCCGCTCGATCTCCAGGACCTCGGGCTGTCGCGGCAGGGGGCGGAGCGGACCTGGATCGTGGCCCTCTTCGCGTACTCGGCCGTCGCGAGCCTGCTGCCGGTGTGGCTGCTGCTCCAGCCCCGCGACTACATCAACAGCCATCAGCTCTTCGTCGGCCTCGCGCTCCTCTTCGGCGGCCTGTTCGTGGCTCACCCCCACTTCGACGCGCCCGCCGTCCGCGTGTTCGACGAGAGCACCCCGCCGCTCTTCCCGCTCCTCTTCGTGACCATCGCGTGCGGCGCGATCAGCGGCTTCCACGGCCTCGTCGCGAGCGGCACCTCGAGCAAGCAGCTCTCGAAGCTCGGCCACGCCCGCTACGTCGGCTTCGGCGGCATGATCGGGGAAGGCACCCTCGCCCTCGCCTCCACGATGGCCGCGGTGGCCGGCGTCGGCATGGTCACCGCTTGCGCGCTGCCGGGACAGGGCGAGGTGACCGACCTCAGCTGGGCCGTCTACTACGACAGCTGGGCGCACGCGGGCGCGAACAAGGCGGCGGCGTTCGTGCTCGGCGGCGGCGCGTTCCTCGAGGCGCTGGGGCTGCCGACCGGCCTCGCCCGCACGCTGATGGCCGTCCTGGTGATCTCCTTCGCCGCCACCACGCTCGACACCGCCACCCGCATCCAGCGCCTCATCCTCGGGGAGCTCGGCGCGGCGCTGAAGCTGCGCCCCCTCGAGAACCCCTACATCGCCACCGCGCTCGCCGTCCTCCCCGCCGCCGCGCTCGCCTTCGTGGACGTGACCGATCCCGGCTCCGGGCAGACCCGCCAGGCGGGCTGGGTGCTCTGGCCCATCTTCGGCGCGAGCAACCAGCTCCTCGCCGCGCTGACCTTGATGGTGCTCGCGCTCTACTTCGCGGCCCGGAAGCGCCCGGTGCTCCCGCTCGTGATCCCGATGATCTTCGTGACCGCGGTGGCCCTGCTCGCGCTCGTGGCCAAGCTCCGCGACTTCCTCGCTCAGGGCAACGCTCCCCTCGCCGGCCTGGCCATCCTCATGCTGGCGCTGGCGGTCTGGATGCTCTTCGAGGGCCTGGCCGCGCTCCGCCGCGCGCGCGCCGCGTCCGGCCCACCCAGCGGCTGA
- a CDS encoding TolC family protein — translation MTSVLLCAPLAAQRADEAAAEEEGEPPVLNVTQLVQRAERTYPGMSAAQARIRAARAQLDEAWVSPFFQSWITAGVSLAPEVRGSPIFSPDPQLPIDNPWQPVLGFSIEGIIPLWTFGKLPAARDAARAGVRAAEADRTRVRQQLRYDVRRAYFGLQLALDLRQMFDEGLPAIREAAERLEAQIAEGDAEVNELDQYRLATALAEIEAREADAIRLEQTTRQALVILTGVRHFRIPPCPIEPVEVELEPRAHYVAQATERRPEVRMLEAAVRARQAGLDVAQAGFFPDLALAYRFGTTYAPGITDQGNPFVIDQANYTSIQAGLVLRWSLDLWGNVHRVDRASALLDDTRERSREASRGLELEVSEAYESAQAAQRQVEAWGRGRRSARRWFIAAAQGRDVGTVEARDLVDAARAYFGARFGHLKAIHDYNAALANLERTSADRLVHAWQPPCE, via the coding sequence GTGACTTCGGTGCTGCTCTGCGCCCCGCTCGCCGCGCAGCGAGCGGACGAGGCAGCCGCGGAGGAGGAAGGCGAGCCGCCGGTCCTGAACGTGACGCAGCTCGTGCAGCGCGCCGAGCGGACCTACCCCGGCATGAGCGCCGCCCAGGCGCGGATCCGCGCCGCGCGGGCGCAGCTCGACGAGGCCTGGGTCTCGCCCTTCTTCCAGTCCTGGATCACGGCCGGGGTCTCGCTCGCCCCCGAGGTCCGCGGCAGCCCCATCTTCAGCCCCGACCCGCAGCTCCCCATCGACAACCCGTGGCAGCCCGTGCTCGGCTTCTCCATCGAGGGGATCATCCCGCTCTGGACCTTCGGCAAGCTCCCCGCGGCGCGCGACGCGGCGCGGGCGGGGGTCCGGGCGGCCGAGGCCGATCGCACCCGGGTCCGCCAGCAGCTCCGCTACGACGTGCGCCGGGCCTACTTCGGGCTCCAGCTCGCGCTCGATCTGCGGCAGATGTTCGACGAGGGCCTGCCCGCCATCCGCGAGGCGGCGGAGCGGCTCGAGGCGCAGATCGCCGAGGGCGACGCGGAGGTGAACGAGCTCGATCAGTACCGCCTCGCGACGGCGCTGGCCGAGATCGAGGCCCGGGAGGCCGACGCGATCCGGCTGGAGCAGACGACGCGACAGGCGCTGGTGATCTTGACCGGGGTCCGACACTTCCGGATCCCGCCCTGCCCGATCGAGCCCGTGGAGGTCGAGCTGGAGCCGCGCGCCCACTACGTCGCGCAGGCGACCGAGCGGCGCCCCGAGGTGCGGATGCTCGAGGCCGCGGTCCGCGCGCGCCAGGCGGGGCTCGACGTCGCGCAGGCCGGCTTCTTCCCCGACCTCGCCCTCGCCTACCGCTTCGGCACCACCTACGCGCCGGGCATCACCGATCAGGGCAACCCCTTCGTCATCGACCAGGCGAACTACACCTCCATCCAGGCGGGGCTCGTGCTGCGCTGGTCGCTCGATCTCTGGGGCAACGTGCACCGCGTGGACCGCGCGTCCGCCCTGCTCGACGACACGCGCGAGCGCTCGCGGGAAGCCTCCCGTGGGCTCGAGCTGGAGGTGTCGGAGGCCTACGAGTCGGCGCAGGCCGCCCAGCGGCAGGTCGAGGCCTGGGGCCGAGGGCGCCGCTCGGCGCGCCGCTGGTTCATCGCCGCGGCGCAGGGCCGGGACGTGGGCACCGTCGAGGCGCGCGACCTGGTGGACGCGGCCCGGGCGTACTTCGGCGCGCGCTTCGGGCACCTCAAGGCGATCCACGACTACAACGCGGCGCTGGCCAACCTCGAGCGCACGAGCGCCGACCGGCTCGTTCACGCGTGGCAACCGCCTTGCGAATGA